The genomic segment CCGCATGCTCGTCTTCGGCCTCGCGGCCGTTGCGCTCGTGTTGGCGGCGATTTGGCGACGCTGCGCCAGCGCGCAGTCGGCGGGCTGGCACGGGCCGGGCGGGGCGGCACGACGGAGGCTGGCCGCCGCCGGCGCGCCGCCAGTCGCCGCCTTCGCGGCGCTGGCCTGCGGATTGCTGGCAGCGCAGGCCGCCGCCGCCGACGATCTGCCGACGTGTCTGCGACGCGTCGCCGAGCAGGCGCCGCGGGACGCGATCCTCGCCATCCGCCCGGGCGACGAGGAACTGCTGGCCCGGCTGGTATATGCCGAGGCGCGGTCGACGGGCTTTGCCGACGATCCGCGAGTGGCGCGCGGCATCGCCTGGGGCGCGATGAACCGGGTGCGTCTGTCCGAGGTGGCGGCGAGCGCGCGCCGGCGCTACGGCAGCGGCGTCGCCGGGGTGATCTTCCAGCCACAGCAGTTCAACCCGGCCGTGTCGCGCCGTTCGCCCTTCGCCGCCGACTTCCTCTGTCCGCAGGACGCGGCGGCGTGGCAGTTCGCCGTGGCAGCGGCCAGCCTGGCGCTGCGCGGACACGACAATCCGCTGCTCGACACGGCGTGGGAGCGGCGCCACGGCCTTTCGCTGGTGGTCAACTTCTACTATCCGCATTCGCCACAGGCGCGCGGCCCCCTCGCCCCGTGGGAAGGCAGTGCCGGGCTGCGCTTCATCGGCGATCCGGAGTCCGCCGATCTGCCGCCGGCCGCGCGGGTCCGCTTCTATCGCCTCGAGCGGCCGCCGGCTGACCTCGATGCCGCGGCGCGCCGTCCTGCGCCGCCGGCTGCCGGGGGGAGCTGACGAACCCGCATCGAGGTGCGGCGCCAGCGATGGCTGCCGGGTCCGTTGGCGGATTGGTGTCAGGGCCTGTCGTGCGATGGATGGGGCGTCGAAGGTGCCGGCGACCGCCTTGATCGACGCCGACACGGTGGGCTGATGGTCCTGGACCGCCCGGGCATGCCCGGTTGCACGACGGCGCCTGCCGCCGCGGCGGTCTGCGCAGCGGCAACAGGCGCAGACAGTCGGATCTCACGGATTCTGCGAAGCACCGAGTTGCAGGATCAAGCGGAGGTTGGTGCGTGGGAAGACGGCCGCGGTCGCGTTCAACTCTTTCGTCGCGCGCAGGGCGACGGGCGCGAGTGGCAACTGCGAGAGATAGGCGTGTGCCGACATGACCGAGGCCTCCTGAACGTGATCGTGGGCCGCGCCGGCGGGGCGACGGCCGATGGCCGATGGCCGGCAAGCGGCCCAGAGGTCCGCCGTCGCACGCAGGAATCACAAGCGTCCCGGCGGCGAATCCGATGCCGTCAATTCTAGCTGATGGCACAAGACATCCGGCGCGTATCGGTCGTTTTCGGGACGTCCGGCGCGCTCTGGCCGGCCGCCGCTGCGCAGGTCGCGTGCTCCAGCCGGCGCCGGGTCGCGATCCTCGGTGCCGGCGTTGCACCGTTCAGCACGGGCAACGCCCCTGCGCCGGGTGGACGGGCGTGCCGCGTCAATCGCCTGGGCGGAATCGGTCGCCGCATTGACAGTCCTTCGACGAGCTTCCTAGACTTCGCGGATGCCTTCGATCTGCCATCCTTGCCGGAGCCGCGAGCGACTCCGCGCCGGACCGGGCGGGCCAGCCGGGACCGCCATCAGCGCGGCGTGCGCGCTCCCCATCGCTCGGACCGGCACCGGCAGGGCGCCGGCCGTGAGCGAGACGGTGGACGTCTTCGAGTCCTTCGACGCCGCGGTCCCGATCGCGCTCACCAATCTCCGCGGGGCGGAGGGGGCAAGCTGCACGGCCGCGCCGCCGGGCGGGGCCGAGGGCGAGCGCTCGCCAGGGATCGGCCCGAGCACCTTTCCCTTTCCCGGCGTGCCGCCGGTCACGCCGTCGACGGTCACCGCCGACGGCCGGCCGCCTGGCCGTGAAACGGGTCACCGACGCCTATGTGTCATCGTCAGCGAGTATCACCACCTCGCCGCGGGTTTCGGTTGCCGCGCTTCCGGGCAGGCTTCGACACCAGGAAGGAGAACGAGTGATTGCGGAACGTGATCGCTTTGTTGCCGTTGGCCGACCGACTCGGGCAGGGGCGGACGCTGGCGGCAACGGTCAAGCTGGCAAGCGGTGCGCAGAAACGACGCCCTGGTCGTCGGGCGCTTTTGTGGCACCCTCCGGTGGTCCCTCTCGCCCACGCAGTGGCCTGTGGCGCCGAGCTGCACACAGGGTTGCGGCTGCTGCCCTGTCGCTGGCCCTTGGCGTGGCCGGCGCGCAGGAGGAAGTTCCGTCGCCCCCGCAAACCTTACCGCCGCTGCCGCTGCCCACGGCAGCCCAACTCGAACGGGGACGCGACCTGCTCGAAAAGATCGGCTACGTCGTCGCCAACGTGCCGCTGACCGATGCCGCCGCAGTGCTCGCGGTCTTCGGTTTCACGGATCTGTTCACCAAGGAGTATCCGACTTACATCGGTGTGGGTCCGAAGGGGAAGAGCGGCGGTTTCTCGCAGCCGCGGGACTTGGTTGGGACGGGTTGGGCTGACATCGAGGTTCGGCCAAAGATCGAAAAGCCGACCGGCAAGAGGTACGCTTTGTTCTTTGGGCGTCTTTCCTTGGACGAAACCTGCATCTCGATCGACATGGTGCGCGAGTTTCTTGCACCGCTCGCCTCACAGATAGAGAGCGCACGCATCCTCGACATTCACCCCGTTCTTCGGCCGAAGGCTTTACATACGACGGGACGCCTTTCCGCGAGCTTGACACGGCATCCGTTCTCCGCGGTGGCCCGACTCAATTTTCGCTTCGAGTACCAGACCTGCGCGACGGACTTTTCCTTTTCCCATGCCATTCCTCTTGAGGAGACGATTCAATGAGCGCCCCCAATCTGACGAGTGCCGACTTTGGCAGTGGCACCAGGTTCGCGGCGATCCAGTCCCAGATTGCGCCGACCGCGCTCGACCAAATCAATCGCTCGGAGAGGCTGAAGGAGCTGATTCGCGTCTATCAGGCGGATGACGCGCGGCGTGCCGACCGCCGGGGGAACCCGCAGGTTGGACCAGCAGCCAGGATGACTCCTGGGGAAACATCGGCCGCCGAATTGACAGTCCGTCGACGAGCCTCCTAGACTCCGCAGATGCCTTCCATCTGCCATCCTTGCCGGAGCCGCGAGCGACTCCGCACCGGACCGGGGCGGGCCAGCCGGGACCGCTGTCGGCGCGGCGTGCGCGCGCTCCCCATCGCTCGGACCGGTGCCGGCAGGATGCTCGTCGCCAGCGATCGTTTCGCGCCACCCGCTGCCCGCAGCGGCTGCTGCCGCACGCTGTGGCGGCAAGTGCGCGCCGGACCGTAAGCGATGTCGAGGCTGTTCGCCCGGCGGGGTGACAGGCACGATGCCGCGGGCCCGGAGCGGCATGCGCCCGGCAGCCAGCAAGCGCCGCGCGCCCCCGCCCACCAGCCGGTGCCGAAGTTGCCGCGCTACCTGCGCCGCGCGAGTGCGTCGGCGGGACCGGTTCCTGACGATGCGCGGCTCAGCCAGCCGGGCGATCCGGAGGAGCTGGAGGCGGACCGGATGGCCGAGCGCGCCCTGTCCGCGGTGCCGGCGGCCGCTGCCGCCTCGCCGCCCGCGGGTGCCGCCCCGCCGCCCCCGGGTGCCGGATCGCCCCCCGCCGGCGCCGGATCGCCGCCCGCCTGTGCCGGCGCCGGCGATGCACCCGACACGACCTGGCGCAAGACGCTGACGCGTCAGGCTCCGCCGCCTGCGGCGGCGGAGCGCAGCGTCCCCGGTAGTGGCCGGCCGTTGTCCGCAGCCGAGCGGAGCGACTTCGAACCGCGTTTCGGCGCCGATCTCGGACAGGTACGCCTGCATGACGGCCCGCAGGCGGCGGCCGCCGCCCGCTCGATCCGGGCGCGGGCCTACACCAGCGGCAGCGACGTGGTGTTCGGTGCCGGCGAGTTCGCGCCTGGGACACGTGAAGGGCGGCAGCTCCTGGCGCACGAACTGGCCCACGTGCTGCAGCACGGCGCCGGCGAGCGGCGGCTGGCGCGCCGGGTGGACGGCGATGTGCGCAGCATCTCGGTCAATCCCGCCTGGGCGGAGGCCCTGAGCGACGCGGAACTCGACGAACAACTCGACATCCTGCGCCGGGAGATGCCCGGCCTGGTCGTCGGATCGACCGAGCGTCAGGTCGCCGAGGCGAACCTGCGGGTGTTGCGCGCCGACGCGCTGCGCCGCCATGGCGGCGCAGCCGGCGCGCCACTCTGCGGTGGCGGTGGGCCCTACGCGTTCATTGGTCCCGAGGCGGCGCCGGACGCGGCGGCGCCGGCGCCGACCCGGGTCAGCGTCTCGCTGCCGGGGGCCGGCGGGGCGCCGGCGGTGAGCGAGACGGTGGAGGTCTTCGAGCCCTTCGACGCCGCGGTCCCGATCGTCCTCTACGCGATCCCGATCGAGCTCACCAATCTCGGCGGGGTGGAGGGGGCAAGCTGCACGGCCGCACCGCCAGCCGGGGCCGAAGGCGAGCGCTCGCCAGGGATCGGCCCGAGCAGCTTTCCCTTTCCCGGCGTGCCGCCGGTCACGCCGTCGACGGTCACCGCCGACGGCCGGACCCTGGCCGTGGAACGGGTCACCGACGCCTATGTCATCGTCAGCGAGTATCACCACCTCGCGGTCGGCGCCGGGGCGCTGACCGTTCTCGAGACCGCGCAGGGCGTGCGCCTGATCGACGCCGGGGTGGGTACCGACGGGCGCGCCGAAGTGGCCTCGGCGATGGTCGATCGGGTTGGCCGCAGCCTGCGCGGACGGCCGATCCTCGAGGTGATGATCACCCACCTGCACGCCGACCACACCAATCTGCTGCCCGCACTGGCCGAGCGCTTCCCGATCGGCCGCCTGCGGGTGAACGCGCTGCAGTTCGCCGACCCGCGCTTCCAGGATCTGCTGCGCGACATCGCCGAGGCGCAGACGCGGGGGGTGCGGAATCGCGCCGAGGCCGAGTTCGACGCGCGGCGCAGCGCCTGGGAGGCGAGCGAAGGCAGCCGTGTCGGCGACGCGGCCATGCGCGAGGAGGCCTTTCGCCGCGCGCGTGCGCAGCATGTCAGCGAGGCCTTGCGGCGACTCGCCGACACACCGACCCAGGTCGAACTGCTGGTGCCCGAGGGTGGCCGCCTGGTGGCCGCCGCGGCGCCCCTGGGTACCCTCCGCGACCTCGGCGCCGCGACCTCCGACCCGGTGGTCGAGGGGATACGCCGCGCCGGCGTGCCCGGCGACATCGCCGACACCGCGCTGGTCGATCCCGCCACCGGCGAGCATCTGGCGGCGCGGCGGGCGCGCGCGGCCGTCGACCCGCGGGCGCCGCTGCCGGACACGCTCGTCGATACCACCTCGACCAGCTACATCATCGACCTGCCGGCGGGCAATCGGTTGATCGTCGTCCCGGACGTGCGCACCACCGACCTGACGCGGCCGGCGACCGACCGCAGCGGCGCCAGCCGCGCCAACCTGGAGGCGGAGCTGGGACGCCTCGGCAGCCCGGCGCGCTTCCAGGTGTGGAACATGACGCACCACATGCAGTCGGGATGGGTCGAGGGCGGCCAGCCGAACCTGGTGCGCGCCAGCCAGCTCGACGGCTTCGTCTCGCTGCTGCACGACGTGCGGCAGGCGCAGGCGGCGGCGCGGCCGCCGGGGACGGCGGCGGCGGCGGACATGGTGGTGGTCTCGGCGCAGCACGAAGCGCTCGGGCGCAGCCTGGTGAACCCGGCCATGGTGTGGTTCCTGCGCGCCTGCGGCTTCGAGGTCTTCCTCGCCGCCTCCGGGCGCGATGTGCGCCTGATCGAGGCGACCACCGCGGCGGGCACTCGCGTCGAAGGCGTCGCCGGGCTGCCGGCCGCGGGGCTGCGCCCGGCCGACCCGCTGCTGAGCCAGTCCGAGGCGGCGTTGCGCTATCTCGAATCGCAGATCGAGACGCAGCAGGGACGCCGTTCGCGGTCAGCGCGGCGCGGCCGGACGCGCGCCGAGTACGACGCCCTGGCGGCGGATTCGCGGACGCGCGAAGAGGCTTTCACCCGTGCCCGGGACGCCGTCCGGGCCGCGCGCGAGGCCTATGTGCGCACGGTCAGCGACGAGATCTGGCGCGGCACGCACGAATCGGGCCGGCCGGCCGTGGCTCCCGATGCCTCGCGGCCGCTGCCGGCGACGATGGCGAGCGCCGAACAGGCCTTGCGCAACGCCCTGCGCGCGCCGGAGCTGGGCGATTTCACGGCGCCCGAGCCGGGCAGGGTGCCGGTGATCACCGATACCGCACTGGTCTTGCTGCGCCGCAGCGGCGAGGCGCCGCTCGACCCGGCGGCGCGCCGGGTGATGGAGGCGAACCAGCAGGCCGACCTGCTGCGCCAGCGCCTGCTCGCGGGTGAGCGGCCGGCGGAGACGCGCGTCGAGCTGACGGCGGCACTCAACGAACTGCGCGCCGCGATCAGCGAGCAGCTGGCGACGGTACCCGAGGCGAGCCGCACGGTGCTCGCCGAGGAACTGGTCCATACCCAGCGCGAGCTGGAGTCGCTGGTGCGCTCCGAGGAAGGGCAGGTCCTCTTCAGTCGCGAGCCGGGCACCGGGCGGCTGATCGAGAACCGCGTGGTCTACGAGCCGGCGGTCGAGCGGACGGCCGCCGATCGGGTCCGCACCGGCGCCGAGCGGGCGGGGCGCGTCCTCGGTGCGGTGATGGTCATCCAGACCATCCGCGAGCAGCAGGAACTGGAGGAAAGGGCGCGCAGCGGCCGCACCACCGTCGTCGAGGGGCTGGCGGGCACGACGCACAACGTCCACGGGCTGACGATCGGTCTGCGGATGATGTCCGGCATCCACGTGCACCCCGGCGAGTTCGTCCTCATGTCGGCGCTCAGCTTCACCCAGGCGGTCTCGGCCGACTATGCCAGCCGCGAGGAGGCCGCCGTCGCGATCAGCCGCGTCGCCATCACCGAGGGAATCAACCTCTTCCTGATGGTCCTGAGCCAGGCGATGATGCGCTCGGGCAACCCCTATGTCGTCGCCGCCGGCTTCGGCATCATGCTCCTCGGCGGCCCGATCGTTTCCTTCCTCGACTACCTGGGGCTGTTCGACGCCATCGAGCGTGCCTCCGCCTTCCTGCCTTCCGAGGTCACTGCGGCCAACCAGGAACTGCGGGACCTGATGACCGAGTACCGCGCCATCGTCGGCGCCATCCAGCTTGGCCAGCGCAGCGACGCGCAGTTGCACGCGGTCGGCGTCAGCGACCCGGAAGCGCTCCGCCGCAGCGCGGCGATGGATATCGACAGCAACCGCGCGTCCGCGCGCGCCAAGGAGCGCGAGCTGCTGGCCGCGTTCGAGCGCGGCTACGGGCGAGCCCGCACGGAATACGCCGGGCTGTTCGAGCTGGATACGCTGCGCGCCCAGTTCCTCCAGTTGCGCGAGCAGGTCCATCGCGGCGAGGAGGGTGGCGCGGAAGCGGCCACCACGGTCACTCGCCGCTTCGACGAGATCGACCGCCAGCTCCGCGAGGCGACCGCAACGATGAGCGAGCAGCAGGTGCGGGAGATGCCGCAGTGGTCGCACCTTGACGAGGGCTTCGATGAGCTGGAGAGCCTGCTGCGCGCCGAGGAGATCGATTGGCAGGAGGTGCGCGAGAAGCACGTCGAGGTGCAGCAGATGCTGCGCAACGCGCGCTACCGGGTCGATCCCGCCGCCTTCGGCCTGCGTGACGCGCCGTTGATGGCGGCCACGGCACTTGGCCGACCGACTTACGACCGTCTGCTCGCCACCGCCGAGGCGCGGCTCAACCGCGACGAGTTTGCCCTGATCGCCGAGTCGCCGCGTGCGGCGCTGTCGGCTTCGGTGGGCCGGCCAGCGGCGACGATGACCATGCCGTCGCGGCCGCCGGGTGGCGCGCCGACGCCGAGCGCCGATGTCACCCTGAGCGCGGTGGAGGACGCCCTGCGCGCCTACCGGACGCTGCTGGCGCGCGCGCCGACGCATCCGGACGCGGCCCTGTTGCATCGCTATTCCGAGGCGGTGGCGGTGAGCTATCGCCGCTTCGTTGCCGAGCACGGCGACTACGCTGCCTACCTGCAGCGGCTGCAGACCGTCGAGGCGTCCTTGCTGCGGCTCGCCGAACGCGCGCTGAGCGGCAGCGGCGGCGAGTCGGCCGGTGCGTCGGCCGGCGCGGCGCGGGATCTCGCGCTGCGTGTGCGCGCAGCGGTGAGCGAACGCCGGGATCGCGACGGGCTGCTCTTCCTCGATGAGCTCGATCCCGTTGCGGCGCGCGTCCGCGCCACCGAGACCCGCCGCCTCGCGCCGCGCCTGGGCGAGGCGCCGGGGACCATGGCGCTGACCGTCGAGGAACTCGCGGCATTGTCCGGCGGCCGCCTGGAGGAGCACGCGGCCGGCATCAGCACCGTCAGCAACCGGCTCGACCAGGTGCAGGGCCTGCGCATCCCGGCGTCGGAAGACGAAAACATCGGCGGCGTCTTCCGCGTCGTCGGGACGATCGAATCGCTGCCGTTGCTGATCACGGAAATCCCGCTGACGACGATCCGGGAAGACGAGAACGTGCTCGTCGGCAGGGCAGGCGCATCGACCGGATCGGTCTCTCCCAGGGGGCATTTCGAGATGGTGCGGGTCGTGCCCTTGAACGCGGCGGCGGTCAGTCGACTGGGTGGCGCGGGTGTCCGCAGTCTTCCGGACTACAGCCTGCGCGCGGTGCGCCTGCGCGACCTCGCCGCGCCCGCGGTCACGCTGGCGCCCGCGCCGTCGGCGCCAGCCGGGTCGGCCGCCGAGGTGCGTCTGTGATGGACATCGTGCGGCGACCCCGGCTGCGCGTCGAGCTGGCGGGCCGTCACCGCGAGCTGGTGCTGCGCGAGGCCGAGACCGCCGAGATCCTGCCGCTGCTCCTCGATCCGGAGCAGCGCTTTCCGGCGGTCGTCGAGGGGCGACTGGCGCTGGAGATGGCGGCGCTGATCGACACCATCGACGGCGAGGTGCCTGCCGAGGAGCAGGCGCAGGCAATCGTCGCCTCGCCGGCGGCGCTGGCGGCGGTCTGCCAGGCGCGCAACGCCTTCTACGATGCCCTGGTCGCCAGCGGCCGGGTTCTCGCCGCTTGTCCGCATTGTTCGGTAGGCGAGGTGGAACTCGATCTGCTGTTCTACTGGCTGACGCTGCGCCTGCCGCCCTATCGGCTGTTCGACGAGGGTGTGCTCATGGGGCACCCGGCGCTCGCCGATCCCTTGCACGGCGGCAGCCGTCCGGCGGGCCTGACCCTGGCACGGGCGATCGGCTTCTCGTATCCGGCAGAGCAGCCATTGCGCGGCTTGCTCCGGCCACTCGTCGGGCGCGACGGCCTGGCGAGGGAGGATTCCGCCTGGCAGGACGTGGCCGCGATCGAGCGCGACGATGACCACTGGCACTGGACGCGAAGCAACACGGGCTTTCGCGCGATTCTGCGCCTGAGCCAAGGTCTCGCCTGGGCCGATGGCCGGCAGGCGACGCCGGAGGAGATCGACCGATTGCCGTTGGGTGCCTACCTGTTTCTCGACCTGCTGCACTTCGCCACGACGAACGTCGATGTCAGCGATGCGTCGCGACTCAGCGTGTCCTGCCCTGACTGCGGCGGTGTGTTTCTGCCGGTGATGCCGACGGACGCGTAGAGCGGCGTTTGCACCAGGTCGTCGGACGCCCTCACGGGCCATGGCGGGAAAGCACCCATGACGCATCGGAAATCATATGGGTGCGGGCGGTACTTCGTGTACTGCATGCTTGCTTCGTCGTCCGATGGCCGGGATCGGTCCGCTTCACAGCCGCTGGGCTGCTCACCATCGCAGCAGCACTGCGCGCCGATCGCTGATCCGCATGCAGGCTTCCCGGGGGACTTCCTGCCTGTGCTGTTGGAAACAGTAATTAAATATACTGTCACCGGATTTGTCACCGGATTTAAGACAGCAACAGCGGGGTCAAGTCCAACATTCCAACACCCAAAGGATCGTGGGCTCAGGCTTTGCCTTGCGCATCAATCCGAGCAAGAACATCCCGCGCCGAGACGATGGAGATGCGCTGATAGCTGCCGATACTGAGCAAGTCGCCGTCGCCCGAGACGATCAAGGTTGCGCTGCCGGCTACCGCCGCGGCAATGACGTGATCGTCATCCGCGTCGCCGAGCACCACGCGCGGCACGTCGGTGGGCACGACCCATTCGACGGCCTCAACGTAATCGGCCAGCACCTCGTGCACCGTCATGCCGATAATCGCCAGCCGCTTCGCTGCGACCGGCCGCCTGAGCACGTCGGATAGTTCCTCCAGCAGTGTGGGGCTGCTGACGAGCTGCAAATCGCCGCGCTGGCGAAGGGCCTGCAGCAACCGATATGGCGTGCCGCGCCACAGCAGTGCCGACAGCGCGACGTTCGTGTCAATGACGATCCGCACCGGAGTCCTTGGCGGCGGGCTGCGCCGCCAAGGCTGCCGGTTGCAGGCGCCGTTCGTCGCGTGCGGCCTTGACCTCGGCAGCGATTTCTTCCTCGCTCACCGGCTGGACGCCGGCCGCTTCCAGCGCAGGCGCGATGGCCAGCAGCCGATCCAACGCCGCGCGCTTGCTCGCCTTGGCAGCAAGGAACTCCACGAAGTCGACGACCTCCGCCACCTGCTGCGGCGCAAGCGTTCTCAGCTGCGAGATCAAAGTCTGTTCCACGGTTGAGTCCATCGTTCGAGCTCCGTTGCTGTCAGCACGGCATCTTCTATCCTGAGGAGGAGAGTATAGAGCTAGAGGTGTGTCAATGGCGGCGGAAAGAAACTGCACCGGTACGCGTTCAGTGGACGCCAGGAGGCGAGGAGCGTTATCCACTGCCGGCCGGTTCGGTCGCTTGCGACGAACCGGAAACCGGCCGGCGGTGGATAACGCGGCGCTGCTCACTGCAAGGTTCCTCCCGCGCCGGTCGGCGACAGGGCGTCATGCCAGCGCTGTTCGAATGCCGCCGGTGACAGGTTGCCCAACGATGAGTGGCGAGGCTGGGTATTGTAGTAACCGATGTATTCGACCAGCGCCTGCTGAGCCTCGGCGCGCGTACGGAAATGTTCTCCGAGCACGCACTCGATCTTGACCGTGCCATTGGCCGATTCCTTTGGGGCGTTGTCCCAACAGTCGCCCTTGCGGCTCACGGAAAGGGTCATCCCGCGCTTGGAGAACTTGGCGAGAGTCGCTGGCGGCGTATTGCGACCGGCTATCCGAGCGATGCACCAGACCCGGGGGGCTTCCTGCCTTTGCCGGTGGAAACAGTAATTGAGTATACTGTCACCGTATTGCGCCTCGCCGAGGGCGAGCCCGAGCTCATGAGCCCCCGCGAGCGCTGGCAGCCGAGCCGTGGATGCGCAGCGGACTGTCGATCAAGGGTCGCAGTTCGCCGACCGGCCCCTGAAACGTCGGATTTTTTCGCTTCCCCGGTAGAGGCGGGGGACTCTCCGTTGCTGGTTGACGCACCCCGACCAGCGCCCTACACTCGCCGTGCTGCACTTGGCTTTGCCATCGATGGTGCGATGGGCGGACGGTGATACTCGGGAGTGACGCGTGAACTCGAATGGCTTGTTGGCGACCGAAGGGAAGGCGACGCTCCTGGTTGTCGATGACACGCCGGAGAACCTGGCGGTTCTCGGCGAACTGCTGCAACCCGAGTATCGGGTGCGGGTGGCCAATTCGGGCCGCGCCGCCCTGCGCATCGCGGTTTCCGCGCCCAAGCCGGACCTGATCCTGCTCGACGTGATGATGCCGGAAATGGACGGCTACGCCGTGCTGGCCTCTCTGCGCGAGGATCCGCGAACGAGCGACATCCCGGTCATCTTCGTGACGGCGCTGGATACGACCGTCGACGAGCACTACGGCCTGGAGCTCGGGGCGGTCGATTACATCTCCAAGCCGCTGCGGCCGCTGATCGTGCTGGCCCGTGTGCGTACCCAGCTCGAGCTGAAACGGGCGCGCGACTGGTTGCGCGACCAGAACACCTTCCTCGAGGCCGAAATCGCCCGGCGCATGGCCGAGAACCAGCTCGTCCAGGACATCACCATCCATGCCTTGGCGCGGCTGGCCGAGACACGGGATCCGGAAACCGGCAATCACCTGCGCCGCACGCAGGAATACATGCGCATCCTGGCCATCGAGTTGCGCGATCATCCGGGCTACGCCGCGTTCATGAGCGATCGCAACATCCAGCTGCTGGCGAAGTCGGCGCCGCTGCACGACATCGGCAAGGTCGGTATCCCCGACCACATCCTGCTGAAGCCCGGCAAGCTGGATGCCGACGAGTGGGCGATCATGAAGACGCACGCCAGGATCGGCATGGAGGCCATCGAGCATGCGGAGAGCGACGCCGAACAGCCGGTCGAGTTCCTCGCCCTGGCGAAGGAAATCGCCCATTACCACCACGAGCGCTGGGATGGCAGCGGTTACCCGGAAGGACTGGCCGGGAACGCGATCCCGATCCCGGCTCGTCTGATGGCCCTGGCCGATGTCTTCGACGCGCTGATCACGCGGCGCGTCTACAAGGCGCCACTGCCGCCTGACCAGGCACGCGAGATCATCGCTGCCGAGAGCGGACGACATTTCGATCCGAACGTGGTCGAGGCTTTTCTCGCTTCGTTCGACCGGTTCCTGGCGGTTGCCGAGCGCTATGGCGATGACGAGAAGACGCTGCTGGCGAAACTGGACCGGGTCGAGGGCCGGCTCAGAAGTCGGGCCGGTGCCTGAGTCGGTGGTGCGTCGGCGTGGTCGGGCAGCGTCCGTCGGTCGGGTCACCGTGAGCTTCACATCGCCCTGCAGCGAGCCATCCGATGAAGTCATCGACCGCCGCTGACCTGCCCGGGTATCCGGCTGGCCGGAACGCGCCCGACGCGGCGCCAGCCGGCCGGCAGGCTTCGCTGGACTGGGTGCTCGACGCTGCCGGCATCGGCGTCTGGGAATACGACCACGGTGCCGATCGCTGCGCCTGGAATGCCCACCTGTGCTCCCTCCTCGGCCATGGCAGCGACATGATTCCCGGCGGCATGCAGGCGTGGCTCGACCTGATCCATGCGGACGACCGGCCGGCGGTGCTGGCGCAGGTCGAGGCGACGCTGCTGGCGCCCGAAGCC from the Accumulibacter sp. genome contains:
- a CDS encoding eCIS core domain-containing protein: MSRLFARRGDRHDAAGPERHAPGSQQAPRAPAHQPVPKLPRYLRRASASAGPVPDDARLSQPGDPEELEADRMAERALSAVPAAAAASPPAGAAPPPPGAGSPPAGAGSPPACAGAGDAPDTTWRKTLTRQAPPPAAAERSVPGSGRPLSAAERSDFEPRFGADLGQVRLHDGPQAAAAARSIRARAYTSGSDVVFGAGEFAPGTREGRQLLAHELAHVLQHGAGERRLARRVDGDVRSISVNPAWAEALSDAELDEQLDILRREMPGLVVGSTERQVAEANLRVLRADALRRHGGAAGAPLCGGGGPYAFIGPEAAPDAAAPAPTRVSVSLPGAGGAPAVSETVEVFEPFDAAVPIVLYAIPIELTNLGGVEGASCTAAPPAGAEGERSPGIGPSSFPFPGVPPVTPSTVTADGRTLAVERVTDAYVIVSEYHHLAVGAGALTVLETAQGVRLIDAGVGTDGRAEVASAMVDRVGRSLRGRPILEVMITHLHADHTNLLPALAERFPIGRLRVNALQFADPRFQDLLRDIAEAQTRGVRNRAEAEFDARRSAWEASEGSRVGDAAMREEAFRRARAQHVSEALRRLADTPTQVELLVPEGGRLVAAAAPLGTLRDLGAATSDPVVEGIRRAGVPGDIADTALVDPATGEHLAARRARAAVDPRAPLPDTLVDTTSTSYIIDLPAGNRLIVVPDVRTTDLTRPATDRSGASRANLEAELGRLGSPARFQVWNMTHHMQSGWVEGGQPNLVRASQLDGFVSLLHDVRQAQAAARPPGTAAAADMVVVSAQHEALGRSLVNPAMVWFLRACGFEVFLAASGRDVRLIEATTAAGTRVEGVAGLPAAGLRPADPLLSQSEAALRYLESQIETQQGRRSRSARRGRTRAEYDALAADSRTREEAFTRARDAVRAAREAYVRTVSDEIWRGTHESGRPAVAPDASRPLPATMASAEQALRNALRAPELGDFTAPEPGRVPVITDTALVLLRRSGEAPLDPAARRVMEANQQADLLRQRLLAGERPAETRVELTAALNELRAAISEQLATVPEASRTVLAEELVHTQRELESLVRSEEGQVLFSREPGTGRLIENRVVYEPAVERTAADRVRTGAERAGRVLGAVMVIQTIREQQELEERARSGRTTVVEGLAGTTHNVHGLTIGLRMMSGIHVHPGEFVLMSALSFTQAVSADYASREEAAVAISRVAITEGINLFLMVLSQAMMRSGNPYVVAAGFGIMLLGGPIVSFLDYLGLFDAIERASAFLPSEVTAANQELRDLMTEYRAIVGAIQLGQRSDAQLHAVGVSDPEALRRSAAMDIDSNRASARAKERELLAAFERGYGRARTEYAGLFELDTLRAQFLQLREQVHRGEEGGAEAATTVTRRFDEIDRQLREATATMSEQQVREMPQWSHLDEGFDELESLLRAEEIDWQEVREKHVEVQQMLRNARYRVDPAAFGLRDAPLMAATALGRPTYDRLLATAEARLNRDEFALIAESPRAALSASVGRPAATMTMPSRPPGGAPTPSADVTLSAVEDALRAYRTLLARAPTHPDAALLHRYSEAVAVSYRRFVAEHGDYAAYLQRLQTVEASLLRLAERALSGSGGESAGASAGAARDLALRVRAAVSERRDRDGLLFLDELDPVAARVRATETRRLAPRLGEAPGTMALTVEELAALSGGRLEEHAAGISTVSNRLDQVQGLRIPASEDENIGGVFRVVGTIESLPLLITEIPLTTIREDENVLVGRAGASTGSVSPRGHFEMVRVVPLNAAAVSRLGGAGVRSLPDYSLRAVRLRDLAAPAVTLAPAPSAPAGSAAEVRL
- a CDS encoding putative toxin-antitoxin system toxin component, PIN family — protein: MRIVIDTNVALSALLWRGTPYRLLQALRQRGDLQLVSSPTLLEELSDVLRRPVAAKRLAIIGMTVHEVLADYVEAVEWVVPTDVPRVVLGDADDDHVIAAAVAGSATLIVSGDGDLLSIGSYQRISIVSARDVLARIDAQGKA
- a CDS encoding integrase core domain-containing protein; this encodes MTLSVSRKGDCWDNAPKESANGTVKIECVLGEHFRTRAEAQQALVEYIGYYNTQPRHSSLGNLSPAAFEQRWHDALSPTGAGGTLQ
- a CDS encoding response regulator, whose amino-acid sequence is MNSNGLLATEGKATLLVVDDTPENLAVLGELLQPEYRVRVANSGRAALRIAVSAPKPDLILLDVMMPEMDGYAVLASLREDPRTSDIPVIFVTALDTTVDEHYGLELGAVDYISKPLRPLIVLARVRTQLELKRARDWLRDQNTFLEAEIARRMAENQLVQDITIHALARLAETRDPETGNHLRRTQEYMRILAIELRDHPGYAAFMSDRNIQLLAKSAPLHDIGKVGIPDHILLKPGKLDADEWAIMKTHARIGMEAIEHAESDAEQPVEFLALAKEIAHYHHERWDGSGYPEGLAGNAIPIPARLMALADVFDALITRRVYKAPLPPDQAREIIAAESGRHFDPNVVEAFLASFDRFLAVAERYGDDEKTLLAKLDRVEGRLRSRAGA